Proteins found in one Desulfosoma sp. genomic segment:
- a CDS encoding NifU family protein, which yields MRDQVEKALSKIRPMLQRDGGNVELVDVEGSVVKVRLTGACHGCPMSQMTLKAGVERIIRQEVPSVTEVIAV from the coding sequence ATGCGCGATCAAGTTGAAAAGGCACTGTCCAAGATTCGGCCCATGCTGCAAAGAGACGGGGGCAATGTGGAACTTGTGGATGTGGAAGGTTCGGTGGTGAAGGTGCGCCTTACGGGAGCCTGCCATGGATGTCCCATGAGCCAGATGACACTCAAGGCCGGAGTGGAACGTATCATCCGCCAGGAAGTGCCTTCGGTGACCGAAGTCATCGCTGTTTGA
- the hpt gene encoding hypoxanthine phosphoribosyltransferase has protein sequence MNPHRLVLKISEEEIRNRVQELAVHISQDYQGKDLLLVGVLKGAFIFLADLVRHLEVPAEVDFIRIASYGASTESSGGVSLSKDLECPIDSRDVLVVEDIVDTGVTMRWLIAHLKSRKPRTVKICALIDKYERRTVEVPVDYAGFRIPSGFVVGYGLDFAEKYRGLRGIYEVVFDSLEDCHAGQL, from the coding sequence ATGAACCCACATAGGCTGGTGCTCAAAATTTCCGAGGAAGAAATCCGGAACCGTGTCCAGGAGCTGGCCGTGCACATCAGCCAAGATTATCAAGGCAAAGACCTTCTGCTCGTGGGAGTGCTCAAGGGAGCGTTTATTTTTCTTGCCGATCTTGTCCGCCATTTGGAGGTTCCTGCGGAAGTGGACTTTATCCGCATCGCCAGTTATGGAGCGTCAACGGAATCATCAGGAGGTGTTTCCCTCTCCAAGGATTTGGAATGCCCTATCGACAGCCGTGACGTGCTCGTGGTGGAAGACATTGTGGATACGGGCGTGACCATGCGATGGCTTATAGCACACCTGAAAAGCCGAAAGCCTCGTACGGTCAAAATTTGCGCCCTCATTGACAAATACGAAAGGCGTACGGTGGAAGTCCCCGTCGATTACGCGGGCTTTCGAATCCCTTCGGGGTTCGTCGTCGGCTATGGTTTGGACTTTGCCGAAAAGTACCGGGGACTTCGAGGCATTTACGAAGTGGTCTTTGACTCGCTCGAGGACTGTCATGCTGGTCAGCTGTGA
- a CDS encoding zinc-ribbon domain-containing protein: MLVSCELCGTKYRVDPKRLHKDKVKARCSRCGHTFVVRRSQESEPEPEFEPSMVDSEEPDVSRGADEEDVEGPTPVARPEPRPLRPSAVRERSSSKQVVTFVVLALILLGVAGAAYYLFSKGMLFQKKAVPVPGSMKSTGIPQVTIDPDIRAYFLENMSAGQIFVVEGKAVNESGGPVSFVLVEGKLYTTEKQPAQVQKAYCGNTMTRDELMRLDMTQIQNVMMNREGKDLSNVHIPSMGKVPFMIVFYNLPELSLLSDYSVEVVNAQADK, encoded by the coding sequence ATGCTGGTCAGCTGTGAATTGTGCGGAACCAAATACCGTGTCGATCCCAAAAGGCTTCACAAGGACAAGGTGAAAGCCCGCTGCAGTCGATGCGGCCATACCTTTGTGGTGCGGCGTTCCCAGGAGTCCGAACCCGAACCTGAATTTGAACCTTCAATGGTCGATTCCGAGGAACCGGATGTTTCAAGAGGAGCGGACGAAGAAGACGTCGAAGGCCCCACTCCTGTGGCACGGCCGGAACCTCGACCCCTTCGGCCTTCTGCAGTCCGGGAACGCTCTTCGTCCAAGCAGGTTGTCACTTTTGTTGTTCTGGCCTTGATCTTACTGGGAGTCGCCGGCGCCGCTTACTATCTCTTTTCCAAGGGAATGCTTTTTCAAAAGAAAGCCGTGCCCGTGCCCGGCAGCATGAAATCGACGGGAATTCCTCAAGTCACCATCGATCCTGACATTCGTGCGTATTTTCTGGAAAACATGTCTGCAGGCCAGATCTTTGTGGTGGAAGGAAAGGCGGTCAACGAATCGGGAGGGCCGGTGAGTTTTGTGCTTGTGGAAGGGAAGCTTTATACCACGGAGAAACAACCGGCTCAGGTACAAAAGGCCTACTGCGGCAATACCATGACCCGGGATGAATTGATGCGTCTGGATATGACCCAAATTCAAAACGTCATGATGAACCGGGAAGGCAAAGATTTGAGCAATGTCCATATTCCGTCCATGGGCAAGGTACCTTTCATGATTGTCTTTTACAACTTGCCTGAGCTTAGCCTTCTTTCGGACTACAGTGTGGAAGTGGTCAACGCTCAGGCGGATAAATGA
- the serS gene encoding serine--tRNA ligase, with product MLDLKFVRENMDRVAQMLRDRQMDMDMEPFRKLDEKRRALLREVEQFKHERNQASEEIARRKREGADAEDLLQAMKGVSQRIKELETELAGIEERFREILMFIPNMPHASVPVGVDETANPVVKTWGEPPKFDFEPKAHWDIGEALGILDFERAARMTGARFTLYWGAGAALERALISFMLDVHTARHGYTEVLPPFMVNRTAMTGTGQLPKFEKDLFKLEGWDYFLVPTAEVPVTNIHMDETLEEDELPKYYTAYTPCFRSEAGSYGKDTRGLIRQHQFNKVELVKLVKPETSYDELQTLLENAETILQELGLHYRVVVLCTGDLGFSAAKTYDIEVWLPGQNTYREISSCSNFEDFQARRANIRFRRKGKKKTELVHTLNGSGLAVGRTLVAILENYQQADGTVLIPEALRPYMRGLERITSQR from the coding sequence ATGCTGGATCTCAAGTTCGTGCGAGAAAATATGGACCGGGTCGCCCAGATGCTTCGGGATCGGCAAATGGACATGGACATGGAGCCGTTTCGAAAGCTGGACGAGAAGCGACGAGCTCTCTTACGGGAAGTGGAACAGTTCAAGCACGAACGTAATCAAGCCTCTGAAGAGATCGCACGACGAAAGCGGGAAGGGGCCGATGCCGAAGATCTGCTGCAGGCTATGAAAGGAGTGTCGCAGCGGATCAAGGAATTGGAAACTGAACTGGCAGGTATTGAGGAGCGGTTTCGAGAAATTCTGATGTTTATTCCCAACATGCCTCATGCCTCCGTTCCGGTAGGAGTGGATGAAACAGCCAATCCCGTGGTCAAGACCTGGGGGGAACCACCCAAGTTTGATTTTGAACCCAAAGCTCATTGGGACATAGGAGAAGCTTTGGGGATTTTGGATTTTGAACGGGCGGCTCGAATGACCGGAGCACGATTCACGCTGTATTGGGGCGCCGGCGCCGCTTTGGAACGAGCCCTGATCAGTTTCATGCTGGACGTCCACACAGCCCGTCACGGCTACACGGAAGTGCTTCCGCCCTTTATGGTCAACCGCACCGCCATGACCGGCACGGGTCAGTTACCCAAGTTTGAAAAGGATCTTTTCAAATTGGAAGGTTGGGACTATTTCCTGGTGCCTACCGCAGAAGTTCCGGTGACCAATATTCACATGGACGAAACCCTGGAAGAAGACGAGCTTCCCAAGTATTACACAGCCTACACGCCATGCTTTCGATCTGAGGCGGGATCTTACGGCAAAGATACGAGAGGCCTCATTCGGCAACACCAATTCAACAAAGTGGAACTGGTGAAGCTCGTCAAGCCGGAAACATCTTACGACGAACTGCAGACCTTATTGGAAAACGCGGAAACCATTCTTCAAGAGCTAGGGTTACACTATCGCGTGGTGGTGCTGTGCACGGGTGATTTGGGCTTTTCCGCCGCCAAGACCTACGATATTGAAGTGTGGCTTCCCGGTCAAAACACGTACCGGGAAATTTCTTCGTGCAGCAACTTTGAAGATTTTCAGGCGCGTCGCGCCAATATTCGGTTCCGTCGAAAGGGAAAGAAAAAAACCGAATTGGTGCATACCCTCAACGGGTCCGGATTGGCCGTCGGGCGCACCCTTGTGGCCATTCTCGAAAATTATCAGCAGGCCGACGGAACGGTCCTCATCCCGGAAGCCTTACGTCCTTACATGCGCGGCCTGGAAAGGATCACTTCCCAGCGCTAG
- a CDS encoding HU family DNA-binding protein, translating into MTKSQLIEALAKAEGITLKAAELAVNVTFESMEKALMQGDRVEIRGFGSFKVKKYDGYKGRNPKTGELIDVRPKRLPFFKVGKELKERVDKQ; encoded by the coding sequence ATGACCAAGAGTCAATTGATCGAAGCCTTGGCCAAGGCCGAGGGCATCACGCTCAAAGCCGCCGAACTCGCCGTCAATGTCACCTTTGAAAGCATGGAAAAGGCCTTGATGCAAGGAGATCGCGTGGAAATTCGAGGGTTCGGCAGCTTTAAGGTGAAAAAGTACGACGGCTACAAAGGCCGAAACCCCAAAACCGGAGAACTCATTGACGTGCGTCCCAAACGACTTCCTTTCTTTAAGGTAGGAAAAGAACTCAAAGAACGGGTCGACAAACAATAG
- a CDS encoding glycosyltransferase family 9 protein: protein MFQDGRSVGFWHQGALGDFVLFTPVIDAFYELFPEARFHLWTQPAHLDLLSGKPYQVTGHTIQEPLWLALFTDQAWEKAPIPSALAECRFFFWVGQKSAHLAVERLQERLSGKVFWIQSFPQDGVPMPVTRFLFEQLKAFGFPVPEKRAQILGHSSMNSHVAAWVASKGLSWGRYGVVHMGSGGLRKVWPMPRWQSLFEATRGFFGRPVVMLRGPADEKAASFVEAFSKKWGWPVFLIQDLNTLMALLNGAAFFVGCDSGVSHVAAAMDVPSLVIFGPTDPAVWAPQGNHVRIYLDSWVPEEVLNVEKGICWKTDADLLRHLQDILAM, encoded by the coding sequence ATGTTCCAGGATGGCCGCTCTGTGGGCTTTTGGCATCAAGGGGCCTTGGGAGACTTTGTCCTCTTTACTCCTGTAATAGACGCTTTTTACGAGTTGTTTCCAGAAGCGAGGTTCCATTTGTGGACACAACCTGCACATCTGGATCTTTTGTCGGGCAAGCCCTATCAGGTGACGGGGCACACGATACAGGAGCCTTTGTGGTTGGCACTTTTTACGGACCAGGCGTGGGAAAAGGCACCGATTCCTTCGGCCCTGGCCGAATGCCGGTTTTTTTTCTGGGTGGGACAAAAAAGTGCTCACCTTGCCGTGGAACGTCTGCAAGAGCGGCTTTCGGGAAAAGTTTTTTGGATCCAATCCTTTCCTCAAGACGGAGTTCCCATGCCGGTGACACGGTTCCTCTTTGAGCAGCTGAAAGCCTTTGGATTTCCCGTACCCGAAAAAAGGGCGCAAATTTTAGGCCATTCGTCCATGAATTCCCACGTGGCAGCCTGGGTTGCATCCAAAGGCCTTTCTTGGGGGCGTTATGGGGTGGTGCACATGGGTAGCGGTGGGCTTCGAAAGGTGTGGCCCATGCCCCGATGGCAGAGCTTGTTTGAAGCCACACGTGGCTTTTTTGGAAGGCCCGTGGTGATGCTGCGTGGCCCTGCCGATGAAAAGGCTGCCTCTTTTGTGGAGGCGTTTTCCAAAAAATGGGGCTGGCCTGTGTTCCTGATCCAAGACCTCAACACGCTTATGGCCTTACTGAACGGTGCTGCCTTTTTTGTGGGTTGTGACTCCGGAGTATCCCATGTGGCGGCGGCCATGGATGTCCCCAGCCTTGTGATCTTTGGGCCGACAGACCCGGCCGTTTGGGCGCCCCAAGGAAATCATGTTCGCATCTATCTGGATTCTTGGGTTCCTGAAGAAGTGCTGAATGTCGAAAAAGGCATATGCTGGAAGACGGATGCCGATCTGCTTCGGCATCTTCAGGATATTTTGGCAATGTGA
- a CDS encoding ThiF family adenylyltransferase: MSLSKAAAMLMRHHRQNLIPGWRQEKLSEAMIGITGSGPYPASFFLASAVALGLRRFIVICPNLDETFTSLARSLDPNIQLAYVQGWVTHPATASLLDRCSVLVDFSQLGLTNKLLFNAARKTETPLITVRCLTETTQAGFRFFSYTPGKDSAAIHSMIAPQSLSATPWNDLAPAMAVAGLALEEVKRILFERPQTQNVLTYVRPYPAQSLKNLSVAIVGAGALGNFAAPTLVLLGCRRITVFDPDRVDVTNLNRQIFFAQDVGAMKAPALAYRLNMFLGTEIHGIPKTFDEQTDLSAFDVVLDCVDNFETRLVLSRRAQEEGKILVSGGTGPHRGQVVCYHPQYSQETPARILNLEHLVRRRSLAPAHEPPQPVTGAEAVTASCRLQADPSVVMSNQIIGAFMADLLHRMLSGEPPGILFYESSETEGLRLNTLWKADFEA, from the coding sequence ATGAGCCTATCGAAAGCCGCAGCCATGCTGATGCGGCATCACCGTCAGAACCTGATCCCTGGATGGCGTCAAGAAAAATTAAGCGAGGCGATGATCGGGATCACGGGAAGCGGACCGTATCCCGCTTCCTTTTTCCTGGCATCTGCAGTTGCCTTGGGTCTTCGCCGTTTTATCGTCATCTGCCCAAATCTTGATGAAACTTTCACCTCGCTCGCTCGTTCCCTGGATCCCAACATTCAACTGGCTTACGTTCAAGGCTGGGTGACTCACCCCGCCACAGCCTCCTTGCTGGATCGTTGCTCGGTCCTTGTGGATTTTTCCCAACTCGGTCTTACCAACAAGCTTCTTTTTAATGCCGCTCGGAAAACTGAAACCCCATTGATCACCGTTCGATGTTTGACCGAGACAACTCAAGCCGGCTTCAGGTTTTTCAGCTACACGCCCGGTAAAGATTCGGCCGCGATCCATTCCATGATAGCTCCTCAGTCGCTTTCAGCAACACCCTGGAATGATCTTGCTCCAGCCATGGCGGTTGCGGGTCTCGCTTTGGAAGAAGTCAAAAGAATCCTTTTTGAAAGGCCCCAAACCCAAAACGTACTGACATACGTCCGTCCTTACCCCGCCCAATCTTTAAAAAATCTTTCGGTAGCGATCGTGGGCGCGGGAGCTTTGGGAAATTTCGCGGCACCGACCTTGGTCCTTTTGGGTTGCCGACGCATCACCGTCTTTGACCCGGATCGCGTGGACGTCACCAACCTAAACCGTCAAATCTTTTTTGCCCAGGATGTGGGCGCCATGAAAGCTCCGGCCTTGGCTTATCGCCTGAATATGTTTTTAGGAACCGAGATTCACGGCATTCCCAAGACCTTTGATGAACAAACGGATCTTTCAGCTTTTGACGTCGTCCTGGACTGCGTGGACAACTTTGAAACGCGTCTTGTTCTCAGTCGACGGGCTCAAGAAGAGGGGAAAATCCTTGTCTCGGGCGGCACAGGACCCCATCGAGGTCAAGTGGTGTGTTATCATCCACAATACAGTCAAGAAACACCGGCACGCATCCTCAATTTGGAGCACTTGGTGCGACGGAGATCCCTTGCCCCGGCCCATGAGCCTCCTCAACCCGTTACAGGCGCTGAGGCCGTCACCGCATCGTGCCGGCTTCAGGCGGATCCGTCTGTGGTCATGAGTAACCAGATTATCGGAGCCTTCATGGCGGATCTTCTCCACCGCATGCTTTCCGGGGAACCACCGGGAATTCTTTTTTATGAGTCCTCGGAAACAGAAGGTCTGCGGCTCAACACCTTGTGGAAGGCTGATTTTGAAGCATGA
- a CDS encoding 3-hydroxyacyl-CoA dehydrogenase NAD-binding domain-containing protein has translation MGEPVTKFFVNFWNSPVGKLAIVTMDNGHDYKKPNVFSEAALMSLNEAIDTVLAEKDVKGLMLTGKPYIFAAGADLTQVPFVTTFEQGYQIGKAGHTIMKRLMDLPFPTVAAYNGVALGGGLEIGLYCNYRTVSRSVPAMGFPECFIGLIPGWGGCTLATKLLGPEKALELIIFNALNQNRMIDGLKAYEMGLADRLFDGAEFFDDSLRFLMGIIAGTEKVERQTPKVTNLKAAITKAKEFVDSKVHGAAPAPYRAIELIEGATKWDVDQGFEEENKALGDLIKSRQCKCSIYAFDLVNRYAKKVKGVPEAKPKPVKKVGIIGAGLMASQLAQLFIYRLGVPVVMKDIKQEFVDKGCAYVHQEFQKMVEKGRMPEARARYLSSLLHGTLSYDDFADCDFVIEAVFERMDIKKQVFAEVEAVVGPECLLATNTSSLSVTEMGADLKHPERVVGFHFFNPVAVLPLVEIIKTPQTNDLTLATAFDLAKKLKKTGVLVKDAPAFLVNRILTKMLADCLAMVDEGADFIQVDEALLGLGLPMAPFDLLALVGFPVAYHVAETLNHAFGSERFPLNANFKKLVDAGKKSIYVPGAKTKKVDPEVEKLWVKKGQKEFLADEIRDRVLSNLAKEIDLILKEKVVDSSRDVDLAMIMGAGWPFFMGGITMYLDMAGVTPKVLQKVFFSF, from the coding sequence ATGGGCGAACCGGTGACCAAGTTTTTCGTCAATTTCTGGAACTCTCCCGTTGGCAAGCTGGCCATCGTGACCATGGACAACGGGCATGATTACAAAAAACCCAATGTGTTCAGCGAAGCCGCCCTCATGTCGCTCAATGAGGCCATTGACACCGTGTTGGCCGAAAAAGACGTGAAGGGCCTCATGCTCACGGGAAAACCTTACATCTTTGCGGCCGGAGCCGATCTCACCCAGGTGCCTTTTGTCACCACCTTTGAACAGGGTTACCAGATCGGTAAGGCAGGCCATACCATCATGAAGCGCCTCATGGACCTGCCTTTTCCAACCGTCGCGGCTTACAACGGTGTGGCTCTGGGGGGCGGCCTGGAAATCGGTCTCTATTGCAACTATCGCACCGTGTCTCGAAGTGTTCCGGCCATGGGCTTTCCCGAATGTTTTATCGGCCTGATTCCCGGATGGGGCGGCTGCACCCTGGCCACCAAGCTTCTCGGCCCGGAAAAAGCTTTGGAACTCATCATTTTCAATGCCCTCAATCAAAACCGCATGATTGACGGCCTCAAGGCCTATGAAATGGGTCTGGCGGATCGATTGTTTGACGGAGCCGAATTTTTCGACGACTCGCTCCGTTTCCTCATGGGGATTATTGCAGGCACCGAAAAGGTGGAACGTCAGACTCCGAAAGTCACCAACCTCAAGGCCGCCATCACCAAAGCCAAGGAATTCGTGGACAGCAAAGTCCATGGAGCGGCTCCGGCACCCTATCGCGCCATCGAACTCATCGAAGGGGCCACCAAATGGGATGTGGACCAGGGCTTTGAGGAAGAGAACAAGGCCTTGGGGGACCTCATTAAGAGCCGTCAGTGCAAGTGTTCCATTTACGCTTTTGATCTGGTGAACCGCTATGCCAAGAAGGTCAAAGGGGTGCCCGAGGCCAAGCCGAAACCTGTGAAAAAGGTGGGCATCATCGGGGCCGGTCTCATGGCATCCCAGTTGGCTCAGCTTTTCATCTATCGGCTGGGTGTTCCTGTGGTCATGAAGGACATCAAGCAGGAATTCGTGGACAAGGGCTGTGCTTATGTCCATCAGGAATTTCAAAAGATGGTGGAAAAGGGCCGCATGCCCGAAGCCCGCGCTCGCTACCTTTCCAGCCTTCTGCACGGTACCCTGAGCTATGATGATTTTGCCGACTGCGATTTTGTGATCGAAGCCGTGTTTGAACGCATGGACATCAAGAAACAGGTGTTTGCGGAAGTGGAAGCGGTGGTGGGTCCGGAATGTCTTCTCGCCACCAACACCTCGTCTCTCAGCGTCACCGAGATGGGGGCAGACCTGAAACATCCGGAACGGGTGGTCGGCTTCCACTTTTTCAACCCGGTGGCTGTGCTGCCTTTGGTGGAAATCATCAAGACGCCTCAAACCAACGATCTCACCTTGGCCACCGCTTTTGATCTGGCCAAAAAACTTAAAAAGACCGGTGTCCTGGTCAAGGATGCTCCGGCTTTTCTGGTCAACCGCATTCTAACCAAGATGCTGGCTGATTGCCTCGCTATGGTGGACGAAGGCGCCGATTTCATTCAAGTGGACGAAGCTCTGCTAGGCTTGGGATTGCCCATGGCTCCCTTTGACCTGCTGGCCCTGGTGGGCTTTCCCGTGGCGTACCATGTGGCGGAAACCCTCAACCATGCCTTTGGTTCGGAACGTTTTCCGCTTAACGCCAATTTCAAGAAACTGGTGGATGCCGGCAAGAAAAGCATTTATGTGCCGGGAGCTAAGACCAAGAAGGTCGATCCTGAAGTGGAAAAGCTCTGGGTCAAGAAGGGTCAAAAGGAATTCCTCGCCGATGAGATTCGCGATCGCGTGCTGAGCAACCTAGCCAAGGAGATTGATCTTATCCTAAAGGAAAAGGTCGTGGACAGTTCCAGGGATGTGGATTTGGCGATGATTATGGGGGCCGGCTGGCCGTTCTTCATGGGTGGCATCACCATGTATCTGGACATGGCGGGCGTGACCCCCAAAGTTCTGCAAAAAGTGTTTTTCAGCTTTTAG
- a CDS encoding thiolase family protein: protein MKLRDVVLVDGVRTAFGKAGEKGIFWMTRADDMVVKVIRELLRRNPQVKPEMVEENVWGATTQEGDQGLTMGRTTAILAGLPESTAGFSVDRMCAGGMTAVTCAASEIALGSVDVAIAGGVEHMGHHPMGATADPNPRFIAEKIVSEDALVMGKTAENLHDMFPEITKEMADEYAYHCQKKAYKAYQDGIIQKMIVPMTVYTKNGWVVADRDEQPRPETTMEALATLKTPFRVQGKVTPGNASGLNDGACGVLLMSADKAKELGLKPKMRLVGYAYAGVKPEIMGYGPVPSTHKVLARTGLKFEDLDVIELNEAFAVQAIVFMKEFGMKIPDDKRLNPYGGAIAFGHPLASSGPRLMIHLMHYFEAHPEARYGLAAMCVGLGQGGSVIWENLQTAKSE from the coding sequence ATGAAGCTTAGGGACGTGGTTTTAGTGGACGGGGTTCGCACGGCGTTTGGAAAAGCCGGAGAAAAGGGCATCTTTTGGATGACGCGTGCCGATGACATGGTGGTCAAAGTGATCAGGGAGCTTCTGCGTCGAAACCCTCAGGTGAAACCCGAAATGGTTGAAGAGAACGTGTGGGGTGCCACCACGCAGGAAGGGGACCAGGGCTTGACCATGGGGCGCACCACGGCCATTTTGGCCGGTCTGCCCGAATCCACGGCGGGTTTTTCCGTAGATCGCATGTGCGCGGGCGGCATGACGGCCGTCACCTGCGCCGCTTCGGAGATCGCATTGGGTTCCGTGGATGTGGCCATTGCCGGCGGTGTGGAACATATGGGGCATCATCCCATGGGAGCGACCGCCGATCCCAATCCGCGTTTCATTGCGGAAAAAATCGTTTCCGAAGATGCTCTGGTCATGGGCAAGACCGCGGAAAACCTGCATGACATGTTTCCCGAGATCACCAAGGAAATGGCCGACGAATACGCGTACCATTGCCAGAAGAAGGCCTACAAGGCCTACCAGGACGGTATCATTCAGAAAATGATCGTTCCCATGACCGTCTACACCAAGAACGGTTGGGTGGTGGCGGACCGTGACGAACAGCCTCGCCCGGAAACAACCATGGAAGCCTTGGCCACCCTGAAGACCCCGTTTCGTGTTCAAGGTAAGGTGACACCTGGAAATGCTTCCGGATTGAACGATGGTGCCTGCGGTGTGCTGCTCATGTCTGCCGACAAGGCCAAGGAACTGGGCCTTAAGCCGAAGATGCGCTTGGTGGGATATGCCTATGCGGGCGTCAAGCCGGAAATCATGGGCTATGGTCCCGTGCCGTCCACCCACAAGGTTTTGGCACGCACAGGCTTAAAATTTGAAGATCTTGACGTGATCGAACTCAACGAAGCCTTTGCGGTTCAAGCCATTGTATTCATGAAGGAATTCGGCATGAAGATTCCCGATGACAAGCGCCTGAATCCTTACGGCGGAGCCATTGCTTTCGGGCATCCTTTGGCTTCTTCCGGCCCGCGGCTCATGATTCACCTCATGCACTATTTTGAAGCCCATCCCGAAGCGCGCTACGGTTTGGCGGCCATGTGCGTGGGTTTGGGCCAAGGGGGATCGGTCATTTGGGAAAACCTTCAAACCGCGAAGTCCGAATAA